Proteins encoded within one genomic window of Candidatus Syntrophocurvum alkaliphilum:
- a CDS encoding glycosyltransferase family 2 protein: MNKVFIGCPVRNRAWVLPVYLDHIKNLDYPKELVEYCFIINDCTDNTSEILQDFAKNQKNKVKLVTKNLGSEDRHERGWYSFTRLTRLRNYLLEEFLKSDCNYFFSVDSDILVPPNALSQLINNDCEIVSALVCNGHEVGNTNIYNILKKVDGNSWHFITDFSREGLFSVDCTGAAYLIKRNVIEKHNVRYSSLYGAEDIGFCEDVKRKGIPIYCDGRIECRHIMNKIYL, translated from the coding sequence ATGAATAAAGTTTTTATTGGATGCCCGGTAAGAAACCGGGCATGGGTTTTACCTGTGTATTTAGATCATATAAAAAATTTAGACTATCCGAAAGAACTAGTAGAATATTGCTTCATTATAAATGATTGCACAGACAACACTTCAGAAATTCTCCAAGATTTTGCCAAAAATCAAAAAAACAAAGTAAAACTTGTTACTAAAAACCTAGGATCAGAAGATAGACATGAACGTGGTTGGTATAGCTTTACTAGATTAACTAGACTTCGTAACTACCTATTAGAAGAATTTTTAAAATCCGATTGCAACTATTTTTTTTCTGTAGATAGTGATATTCTTGTTCCACCAAATGCCTTAAGCCAACTTATAAATAACGATTGTGAGATAGTGTCTGCTTTAGTTTGTAATGGCCATGAAGTGGGAAACACAAATATATACAATATATTAAAAAAAGTTGATGGTAATAGTTGGCACTTTATTACAGACTTTTCACGTGAAGGACTTTTTTCTGTAGATTGTACTGGAGCAGCATACCTAATAAAAAGAAATGTTATAGAAAAACATAATGTTCGCTACTCATCACTTTATGGTGCAGAAGATATTGGTTTTTGTGAAGATGTAAAAAGAAAGGGTATACCAATATATTGTGATGGCAGAATAGAATGCCGACACATTATGAATAAAATATACTTATAA
- a CDS encoding glycosyltransferase, translating to MSNINCILYPPSINYDYLIQRPQQLMKSFSEQNITCYYLNHIENTVPKKVRQINPHLYILDNTDPTPYLANKRPVVYFTIPQHIQLVDQYNPALVVYDSLDEPVEEFAPWEKHYHLAVKQSDLVITTSDKLFNLAKGINPNTYLVPNGCDYAHFSQAANKNLPVPADIINIPQPIIGYIGAVASWCDMGLIEKIAQTHSHCSIVLIGPLFNLNQNQIPNLPNVHWLGYKPYQELPNYAQRFNVGIIPFRKSQMTSSVNPIKMWEYLATGMPVVTSAIPEINKFAEYIYYSEDDNQFINNIAEALANQDDKWPRMALAERNSWTIRARQILQIIEEHLAQKEETPNQTGTNYLKTSLLSSPYFSVGTPKERRLNIAKNNYFKIVVRAGPNQIMVSKTATKKAQNKTYKAILNVGRGASFQIKTARARIVGDTH from the coding sequence GTGTCTAATATAAACTGTATTTTATATCCACCTAGCATTAACTACGATTATTTAATACAGCGTCCTCAGCAGCTTATGAAAAGCTTCTCAGAGCAAAATATAACCTGCTATTATCTAAATCATATAGAAAATACTGTTCCCAAGAAAGTAAGACAAATAAATCCCCACTTATATATCTTAGATAATACAGATCCAACCCCTTATCTAGCTAATAAAAGGCCGGTAGTATACTTTACAATTCCCCAACACATACAGTTAGTTGACCAGTATAACCCAGCCTTAGTAGTATATGATAGCTTAGATGAACCAGTAGAGGAGTTTGCTCCTTGGGAGAAGCATTATCACCTAGCAGTAAAGCAGTCTGATTTAGTTATTACAACTTCAGATAAATTATTTAACCTTGCAAAAGGCATTAACCCAAATACCTATTTAGTTCCTAATGGTTGTGATTACGCGCATTTTTCACAGGCAGCTAATAAAAATCTACCAGTACCCGCAGATATTATTAATATACCTCAGCCAATAATTGGTTATATTGGGGCTGTAGCTAGTTGGTGTGATATGGGACTTATTGAAAAAATAGCCCAAACACATTCACATTGTAGCATTGTACTTATAGGGCCATTATTCAATTTAAATCAGAACCAGATTCCTAACCTACCAAATGTACATTGGCTAGGGTATAAGCCATATCAGGAACTACCTAATTATGCTCAAAGGTTTAATGTAGGAATTATTCCATTTAGAAAATCACAAATGACAAGCTCAGTTAATCCTATTAAAATGTGGGAGTACCTAGCTACTGGAATGCCTGTAGTTACATCAGCAATACCCGAAATAAATAAATTTGCTGAATATATATACTACTCAGAGGATGACAACCAATTTATAAACAACATCGCTGAAGCATTAGCTAATCAAGATGATAAATGGCCAAGGATGGCATTAGCAGAACGCAATTCATGGACAATTAGAGCTCGTCAAATTTTACAAATTATAGAGGAACACTTAGCTCAAAAAGAAGAAACCCCCAACCAAACCGGTACAAACTACCTAAAAACTAGCTTATTAAGCTCACCCTATTTTAGTGTTGGTACACCAAAAGAACGTAGACTTAATATAGCTAAAAACAACTATTTTAAAATTGTGGTTAGAGCAGGACCAAATCAAATAATGGTTTCTAAAACAGCCACCAAAAAAGCTCAAAACAAAACTTATAAAGCTATTCTTAATGTTGGAAGAGGTGCAAGTTTCCAAATCAAAACAGCACGAGCTCGAATTGTAGGTGATACACATTGA
- a CDS encoding CgeB family protein, with protein sequence MKILFTNTAPIITRGMGPAFVDLGHEVRYVNVEHDGGAPFFRALDEFQPDYVFTDAGWGDFRGILFPLLHERKIPHIFWAIEDPVFFNHLSLPWSRESAYVFTTCIESIEDYNKHGMQAHLIPFACHPSFNKTVAPDSRFSHDITFIGNNYTEHPERIKAANYVIKPLLDKDYNIKIYGLPWWTDKSRPFYIDPRFYGGYLPSEDLSTICASVPIILGLHSVVNSLTMMSMRTFEILGCGGFYLTQWTPAIEYYFKNHHHLVWTRSAEETIELVDFYLSKPDLRAKIARQGQEEVYAKHTYLHRAQDILKAIGMPAEINVNKNINPMENQLQSQPILSRKGITIKIGSTSIVVDRKKNTYLVNKKTFEPRTKSQIVKPNIARKQIVYDSNKLRVKKGVKLKY encoded by the coding sequence ATGAAAATTTTGTTTACTAACACCGCTCCGATTATTACTCGGGGTATGGGACCAGCATTTGTGGATTTAGGTCACGAGGTGCGCTATGTAAATGTGGAACATGATGGAGGGGCGCCATTCTTTCGTGCACTGGATGAATTCCAACCAGACTATGTCTTTACCGATGCTGGGTGGGGTGATTTTAGAGGTATTTTATTTCCTCTATTACATGAAAGAAAAATTCCTCATATATTTTGGGCAATAGAAGATCCAGTATTTTTTAACCACCTTTCATTACCATGGTCTCGTGAATCGGCATATGTATTTACAACCTGCATCGAATCAATTGAAGATTATAATAAGCATGGAATGCAGGCACACCTAATTCCATTTGCATGTCATCCTAGCTTTAATAAAACAGTTGCTCCCGACAGTAGATTTAGTCATGACATTACCTTTATTGGTAACAATTATACAGAGCATCCTGAACGAATTAAAGCTGCAAACTATGTAATTAAGCCATTACTAGATAAAGATTATAATATAAAAATTTATGGGTTACCTTGGTGGACTGATAAAAGCCGTCCCTTTTATATTGATCCAAGGTTTTATGGAGGATATTTGCCAAGTGAAGACCTGTCTACAATTTGTGCTTCTGTGCCAATTATTCTGGGTTTACATTCTGTTGTAAACTCTCTAACCATGATGAGTATGCGCACATTTGAGATATTAGGCTGTGGAGGATTTTACCTAACTCAGTGGACTCCAGCTATAGAGTACTATTTTAAAAATCATCACCACCTAGTGTGGACTAGATCTGCAGAAGAAACCATAGAATTAGTTGACTTTTATTTATCTAAACCAGACTTAAGAGCTAAGATAGCTAGACAGGGGCAAGAGGAAGTTTATGCAAAGCACACCTACTTACATCGAGCCCAAGATATTTTAAAAGCTATAGGAATGCCTGCCGAAATTAATGTTAATAAAAATATTAATCCTATGGAAAATCAATTACAATCACAACCAATTTTAAGTCGAAAAGGAATAACAATCAAAATAGGATCAACTAGTATAGTAGTTGATAGAAAGAAAAACACCTATTTAGTAAACAAAAAAACTTTTGAACCAAGAACCAAGAGTCAAATAGTTAAACCTAACATTGCTAGAAAACAAATTGTATATGACTCTAATAAGCTAAGAGTAAAAAAAGGAGTAAAATTAAAATACTAA
- a CDS encoding Veg family protein, with protein MGAPRAISEIKRDLETFVGSKIRLKANRGRNRIIESEGVLESIYPNIFVVKVDERKVERRISYSYADVLTETVELFVYDNKDDEIRIASAN; from the coding sequence GTGGGCGCTCCTAGAGCTATTTCAGAAATTAAACGAGATCTGGAAACATTCGTAGGTAGTAAGATTAGACTTAAGGCTAATCGCGGCAGAAACAGAATAATAGAGAGTGAAGGCGTATTAGAATCTATCTATCCTAATATATTTGTTGTAAAGGTAGATGAACGTAAAGTTGAAAGAAGAATTTCTTATAGTTATGCCGATGTGTTGACTGAGACAGTAGAACTTTTTGTTTATGATAATAAAGACGATGAAATTAGAATAGCTTCTGCAAATTAA
- a CDS encoding ribonuclease H-like YkuK family protein, whose amino-acid sequence MIFRSPSKGEMSLQDVAKDIKNYTNEDIKQAYKLIVGTDSQNGQTGSCFVSAIIIHRIGKGARYYYSKHIIEKVSNMKQRIFYEASLSLELADKLSEQLKNNHENDMKVEIHLDIGTRGETKELVKEIVGMIVGSGFDAKIKPNASGASSVADKHTKW is encoded by the coding sequence ATGATATTTAGGAGTCCAAGCAAAGGGGAGATGAGTTTACAGGATGTAGCAAAAGATATAAAAAATTATACTAACGAAGACATAAAACAAGCATATAAACTGATAGTAGGTACTGATTCACAAAATGGGCAAACAGGAAGCTGTTTTGTTAGTGCGATAATTATTCATCGTATAGGTAAAGGAGCTCGTTATTATTACAGTAAACACATAATAGAAAAAGTTAGTAATATGAAACAAAGAATTTTCTACGAAGCCTCCTTAAGCTTAGAATTAGCTGATAAACTGTCTGAGCAATTAAAGAACAACCATGAAAACGATATGAAGGTAGAAATACATTTAGATATTGGGACTCGTGGAGAAACTAAAGAATTAGTAAAAGAAATCGTTGGAATGATAGTAGGGAGTGGATTTGATGCTAAAATAAAGCCTAATGCAAGTGGTGCTAGTTCTGTAGCTGACAAACATACAAAATGGTAA
- the rsmA gene encoding 16S rRNA (adenine(1518)-N(6)/adenine(1519)-N(6))-dimethyltransferase RsmA, whose product MANPYTITEVKKLIHKHNLHPKKRFGQNFLVDQNILNKIVGSCQLTKQDYVVEIGPGFGALTQKLAEHSKKVIAIDVDTSLDPVLKEVLKNYDNVNIIYQDILNINLENEITKQLNLQEVQPYKICANIPYNISTPILFTLLENCPNMTSATLMMQKEVAFRLIAKPGTKDYGLLTIMAAYHSNIDHVMNVSKNCFYPKPEVESTVIRITPDTNKKKIVKNEIQFKKFVKTAFQKRRKTILNICASHFKVEKSVIIEKLQNEGIKPESRPENLTLEDFALVTDLFY is encoded by the coding sequence ATGGCAAATCCATATACTATTACAGAAGTAAAAAAATTAATACATAAACATAATTTACATCCCAAAAAAAGATTTGGGCAAAACTTCTTAGTTGATCAAAATATATTAAATAAAATTGTAGGTTCATGCCAACTTACCAAACAAGATTATGTTGTAGAAATAGGCCCTGGCTTTGGTGCACTTACTCAAAAACTTGCAGAACATAGCAAAAAAGTGATTGCAATTGATGTTGACACATCATTAGACCCCGTATTAAAAGAAGTACTTAAAAATTATGACAATGTTAATATAATCTACCAAGATATATTAAATATAAACCTAGAAAATGAAATTACGAAGCAGCTTAATTTGCAAGAGGTTCAGCCATATAAAATATGTGCAAACATACCATATAACATTAGTACTCCCATACTATTCACATTACTTGAAAATTGTCCTAATATGACTTCTGCAACTTTGATGATGCAAAAAGAAGTAGCTTTTCGCCTAATTGCTAAACCGGGAACCAAAGATTATGGTTTATTAACAATTATGGCGGCATATCATTCTAATATAGACCATGTTATGAATGTTTCAAAAAACTGCTTTTATCCTAAACCTGAAGTAGAATCTACAGTTATACGAATTACACCTGATACTAACAAAAAAAAGATAGTAAAAAATGAAATACAATTTAAAAAATTTGTAAAAACAGCCTTTCAAAAAAGGAGAAAAACTATATTGAATATTTGTGCTAGTCACTTTAAAGTAGAAAAAAGTGTGATTATAGAAAAACTACAAAATGAGGGCATAAAACCAGAGTCGCGTCCTGAAAATCTTACCTTAGAAGATTTTGCTCTAGTAACAGATTTATTTTACTAG
- a CDS encoding YhcN/YlaJ family sporulation lipoprotein, whose amino-acid sequence MKRKIALFLCISFITSIFMMGCGTAAQRPVPPEQEQDQTTDLSTSERRVMASSISNIAEQVEGVERAAVVVTTEADTMNLDQQPNGVSPSPDVIDTPPPEGADVRDNATGVRDDATGVRDDVTTPRDTNVGQDGRTVPMQDGQAPMRDVSPTPRDIGAPGPTEDRVTVMVGLDMNDEAADDANRRQEIQQEVVTSIEESDPRIEEVLVTTDPNLVRQINDIAAGIIDGRPIQEFQEDIIQLNNEIQPERRSF is encoded by the coding sequence ATGAAAAGAAAAATAGCCTTGTTCTTATGCATTTCTTTTATAACATCTATATTTATGATGGGTTGTGGAACAGCTGCTCAACGTCCCGTTCCACCAGAGCAGGAACAAGATCAAACAACAGATTTATCCACATCAGAAAGAAGAGTTATGGCCAGCAGCATATCGAACATTGCTGAACAAGTAGAAGGAGTAGAAAGAGCAGCGGTAGTTGTAACTACAGAAGCTGACACTATGAATTTAGATCAACAACCAAATGGAGTCAGCCCAAGTCCTGATGTAATAGATACTCCCCCTCCAGAAGGTGCTGATGTAAGAGATAATGCAACAGGTGTGAGAGATGATGCAACAGGCGTAAGAGATGATGTTACAACACCTAGAGACACAAATGTTGGTCAAGATGGCAGAACAGTACCTATGCAGGATGGACAAGCACCAATGAGAGATGTTAGTCCTACACCAAGAGACATAGGAGCACCCGGACCTACAGAAGATAGAGTAACAGTAATGGTTGGACTTGATATGAATGATGAAGCTGCTGATGATGCAAACAGAAGGCAAGAAATTCAACAAGAGGTTGTTACAAGCATTGAAGAGAGTGACCCTCGAATTGAAGAAGTTCTTGTAACAACAGACCCAAATCTCGTTAGACAAATTAATGATATAGCAGCAGGAATCATTGATGGAAGACCAATTCAAGAATTTCAAGAAGATATTATTCAATTAAACAATGAAATACAACCTGAGAGAAGATCATTTTAA